In Caloenas nicobarica isolate bCalNic1 chromosome 27, bCalNic1.hap1, whole genome shotgun sequence, one DNA window encodes the following:
- the LOC135998984 gene encoding butyrophilin subfamily 1 member A1-like, with translation MSRPPAPLKVMGPPGPVTVAMGEDAVLPCRFSPVQSTQDMEVTWFRKQLLPFVHHYKGGQDQYLDQMLQYRGRTELWKDGLAKGSVNLKIFNVRLSDRGNYTCLVLSGSDYDEAVVELKVTASGSAPLVALERYQDGGIRVSCRSAGWYPRPRVLWRDPHGQHLPSLSESVTQDQSSLFAVESSIILTRGMKQNFSCWVRHVLDGQERGSAFYISDPFFHNAHPWIIALSMVLVVVVAVLIITVYLFKIKGKREEQLAMREAALRVRDAEIENQAEELEWRRYALHIAEVRVVLDSDRAHRSLLLSDDCKSVKREERAQDIPDIPKRFDVRRYVLGREGFTSGRCYWEVEVVDGEGWVVGVCRADANRIGEIVFKPEEGFWAVGQWEGRFQALTSPARTFLSKIQAPKRIRVSLCYEEGRVSFFSIDENIPIFTFPQTSFEGKTVYPWFWLGAGTRLKVWP, from the exons ATGTCTCGTCCCCCCG CTCCGCTCAAAGTGATGGGACCCCCCGGCCCCGTCACCGTGGCCATGGGCGAGGACGCGGTGTTGCCCTGCCGCTTCTCCCCCGTGCAGAGCACGCaagacatggaggtgacctggTTTCGGAAGCAGCTCTTGCCCTTTGTGCATCACTACAAGGGGGGCCAGGACCAGTACTTGGACCAGATGCTGCAATATCGAGGGCGCACGGAGCTGTGGAAGGACGGACTCGCCAAGGGCAGCGTGAACTTGAAAATTTTCAACGTCCGACTGTCTGACAGAGGGAATTACACTTGTCTTGTTCTCAGTGGCTCAGACTATGACGAGGCTGTGGTGGAGCTGAAGGTGACAG CCAGCGGCTCTGCCCCGCTTGTCGCGCTGGAGCGGTACCAGGACGGGGGGATCCGGGTGTCCTGCCGCTCGGCCGGCTGGTACCCGCGGCCCCGGGTGCTGTGGCGAGATCCCCACGGGCAGCATCTCCCATCCCTCTCGGAAAGTGTCACCCAGGACCAGAGCAGCCTCTTTGCGGTGGAAAGCAGCATCATCCTCACTAGGGGCATGAAGCAGAACTTCTCCTGCTGGGTCCGACACGTCCTCGATGGCCAAGAACGCGGATCAGCGTTTTACATCTCAG atcCCTTTTTCCATAACGCACATCCTTGGATAATTGCCCTGAGCATGGTCTTGGTTGTTGTGGTTGCTGTCCTTATTATCACTGTTtatctatttaaaattaaag GAAAGCGTGAGGAACAACTAG cgaTGCGAGAGGCAGCACTGC GGGTCCGTGATGCAGAAATCG agaaCCAAGCTGAAGAACTTG aatggagaaGATATGCCCTGCATATAGCAGAAG TGAGGGTGGTTCTGGATTCAGACAGAGCCCACCGCAGCCTTCTCCTGTCTGATGACTGCAAAAGTGTGAAACGAGAAGAGAGGGCACAGGACATCCCTGACATCCCCAAGAGATTTGATGTACGCCGCTATGTGCTGGGTCGTGAAGGCTTCACCTCAGGGAGATGTTACTgggaggtggaggtggtggaTGGAGAAGGATGGGTTGTGGGGGTCTGTAGAGCAGATGCAAATAGGATTGGTGAGATTGTGTTTAAACCAGAGGAGGGTTTCTGGGCAGTGGGGCAGTGGGAAGGGCGCTTCCAAGCTCTCACGTCCCCTGCTCGCACTTTCCTTTCTAAAATCCAAGCTCCCAAGCGGATCCGGGTCTCACTGTGTTATGAAGAGGGGCGGgtgtcatttttcagtattgATGAGAACATTCCCATCTTCACGTTTCCACAGACATCATTTGAGGGGAAAACAGTCTACCCTTGGTTctggctgggtgctgggacACGGCTCAAAGTGTGGCCTTGA